The Dioscorea cayenensis subsp. rotundata cultivar TDr96_F1 chromosome 19, TDr96_F1_v2_PseudoChromosome.rev07_lg8_w22 25.fasta, whole genome shotgun sequence genome includes a window with the following:
- the LOC120250345 gene encoding phosphoserine aminotransferase 2, chloroplastic-like encodes MAATTAATVTAAGTQHVLLRPSFNPNPLRSVIIPRSPFKIPSLSISCTAVRSPPASIATKDRLFNFAAGPATLPESVILKAQADLFNYQGCGMSVMEMSHRGKDFDFIIKKAESDLRSLLSISSDYAVIFLQGGATTLFAALPLNLCSPDDSADYVVTGSWSDKACKEAQKFCKAKTIWSGKPDKYTKIPSFDSLEQNSNAKYLHICSNETIHGVEFKDYPTPLNENSILVADMSSNFCSKPVDVSKFGVIYAGAQKNVGPSGVTIAIVRKDLMGSSQPITPVMLDFKTQADNASLYNTPPCFAIYICGLVFEDLLQQGGLVEVEKKNVKKASILYDAIDGSDGFYVCPVEKSVRSMMNVPFTLKKSELEKKFIEEASLEGMVQLKGHRSVGGVRASIYNAMPLAGVEKLVAFMMDFQARHP; translated from the coding sequence ATGGCCGCCACCACCGCCGCCACCGTCACGGCTGCCGGCACCCAGCACGTCCTCCTCCGCCCTTCCTTCAACCCCAACCCCCTCAGATCGGTCATTATCCCTCGTTCCCCTTTCAAAATCCCCAGCCTCTCCATCTCTTGCACCGCCGTGCGCTCCCCTCCGGCCTCTATTGCCACCAAAGATCGCCTCTTTAACTTCGCCGCCGGCCCCGCCACCTTGCCGGAATCCGTCATCCTCAAAGCTCAGGCTGATCTCTTCAACTACCAAGGCTGCGGCATGAGCGTCATGGAGATGAGCCACCGTGGCAAGGACTTCGACTTCATCATCAAGAAAGCCGAGTCCGATCTCCGTTCCCTCCTCTCCATCTCCTCCGACTACGCCGTCATCTTCCTCCAAGGGGGCGCCACCACCCTATTCGCTGCTCTCCCTTTGAATCTCTGCTCCCCTGATGACTCTGCCGACTACGTTGTCACCGGATCTTGGAGCGACAAGGCTTGTAAAGAAGCTCAGAAATTTTGCAAAGCCAAGACCATCTGGTCTGGCAAGCCGGATAAGTACACAAAGATCCCATCTTTTGATTCTTTGGAGCAAAATTCTAATGCCAAATACCTCCATATCTGCTCTAATGAGACCATTCATGGAGTGGAATTCAAGGATTATCCAACTCCATTGAATGAAAACTCTATTTTGGTGGCTGATATGTCCTCCAATTTCTGTTCAAAGCCTGTGGATGTCTCCAAGTTTGGAGTGATCTATGCTGGTGCACAGAAGAATGTTGGACCTTCAGGTGTGACTATTGCTATCGTTAGGAAAGATCTCATGGGGAGTTCTCAGCCAATCACACCAGTGATGCTGGATTTCAAGACTCAAGCTGATAATGCATCACTGTATAATACTCCGCCGTGTTTTGCTATCTATATTTGTGGATTAGTGTTTGAGGATTTGCTTCAACAGGGTGGcttggttgaggttgagaagaaGAATGTGAAAAAGGCTTCTATCCTGTATGATGCCATTGATGGTAGTGATGGTTTTTATGTTTGTCCAGTTGAAAAATCGGTTCGGTCCATGATGAATGTGCcatttacattgaaaaaatcTGAGCTTGAGAAGAAGTTCATTGAGGAGGCTTCTTTGGAGGGGATGGTGCAACTTAAGGGACATAGATCTGTCGGTGGTGTTCGTGCTTCAATATATAATGCAATGCCTTTGGCTGGTGTGGAGAAGCTGGTTGCTTTCATGATGGACTTCCAGGCCAGGCATCCTTGA